The DNA region TTCGTTCTCTCGTCGCCGTCTGCTGGGCGGTCTCAGGACGGCGGGGCTGGCCAGCCTCGCCGGCTGTCTCGGCTCGTTTCTCAGCAGCTCCAGTCGGAACTCTCGACCGACCGAACCATCCGACCCGCCACAGGGCACGCCCGAAGAATTCTACTACGTCCTCGAGAACGGCATCCGGGACTACGACATTACCGTCGAAGCGCTCTACGAGAACGACGGCGACCTCATCCTCGAGTATCAGTCGACTGTCGGCGACGACCTCGAGAGTGAATCGAACTCGTCGGACGGCGAATCTGCTACCGAGTCGGACAGCGACTCCGCCGACGAGTCTACCAACGAGTCAGACGACCCGCCAGCGACCAGGGTCGACCACGACCTCTACCAGGCCACCCTCGACGAGATGGGTGTCGTCGTCCAGGCGTACAACCAGACCGTCGTCGCGAACGGCGACAGCGACTACGGCATGCTCGTTGGCGACATCGTCAACCCGCTCGAGGGGCAGGCCCACGGCTGGGGCGTCAAAAACGAGTGGCTCGAGGCCCACAACGAGGGCCAGATGCAGCAGATGGCGCTGTGGATGAACATCCAGCAGATGATCGTGTACGAGGAGGACGTCGCCGAGGCGTCGAACGTCTCCGACGAGTAGCCGGTTCACACCGCGGCTGTTTTGAACGCGCGGGCGAAACTGTTCGCCAACATGGACGAGGAGTTACGAGGCCGCGTCGAGCGCGAGGCCGAGAAGCACGCACTGCTGAACGCGGTCAAACACGGGAGCGAGGCCAACGTCGGCGCCGTCATGGGGCCGCTGATGGGCGACAACCCCGATTTCCGAGCACACGCTGACGAGGTCCCCGGCGTCGTCGGTGGCGTCGTCTCTCGGGTCAACGGCTTCGACCCCGACGAGCGCCGCGCCAGACTCGAGGAACTGGCACCCAAGGAACTGGCCGAACTCGAGGCCGAAGACGAGGAAGACGACACGATCCTGCCCGACCTCCCGAACGCCGACGAGTACGAGGAGATCCGGATGCGCTGTGCGCCGAATCCCAACGGCCCCTGGCACATCGGCCACGCGCGGATGCCCGCCGTCATCGGGACCTACAAGGAGCGCTACGACGGGTGGTTCTGCGTTCGCTTCGACGACACCGACCCCGAGACGAAGCGACCGAACCTCGAGGCCTACGACTGGATCCTCGAGGATATCGATTACCTTGGGTTCGATCCTGACGCAGTCTACCGCGCGAGCGACCGGGTAGAGAGCTACTACGACCACGCTCGAGAGCTCATCGAGATGGGCGGGGCCTACACCTGCTCGTGTCCAGGCGACGAGTTTAGCGACCTGAAAAACGCCGGCGAGCCGTGTCCTCACCGCGACAAGGACTCGGAGACGGCCCTCGAGGAGTTCGAGGACATGGTCGCAGGCAAGTACGGAAGCGGCGAGATGGTCCTCCGGGTCAAGACGGACATCGAACACAAGAACCCCGCCCTCCGGGACTGGGTTGCCTTCCGGATAGTCGACACGCCCCACCCGCGCGAGCGGGCCGCCGACTACCGGTGCTGGCCGATGCTCGACTTCCAGTCCGGCGTCGACGACCACCGCATCGGCATCACCCACATCATCCGCGGAATCGACCTCCAGGACTCCGCGAAACGCCAGCGGTTCCTCTACGACTACTTCGACTGGGAGTACCCCGAGGTCGTCCACTGGGGCCACGTGCAGGTCGACGCCTATGACGTGAAGATGAGCACGTCGCGCATCGGCGAGTTGATCGAGGCCGGTCACCTCGACGGCTGGGACGACCCGCGAGCACCGACCATCCAGAGCCTCCGGCGCCGCGGGATTCGCGGCGAAGCGATCACCGATGCCATGATCCAGCTCGGCACCTCCACGAGCGACGTCGACCTCGCGATGAGTTCCATCTACGCCGAGAACCGAAACCTGATCGACGAGGAGACCGACCGGCGGTTCTTCGTTCGCGAGGGCGCCGAAGTCGGGCTGGCCGGGAGTCCGCCCGACGAGGCGACGCCGCCGTTGCACCCGAACCACGAGGACCGCGGCGTTCGACACATCCCCGTCGGCGACGCCGTCGTCCTCGAGCAGGACGACGTCCCCCAGCGAAAGGAGCGCATCTGGCTGAAGGGGCTCGGTTGTTTCCAGTACACCCGGGACGTCCTGCAGTACACGGGCGACTCCATCGATGTCGTTCGCGAGGGTGACGTCGACGTGATCCACTGGGCACCGGCGACCGAGAGCGTCCCGCTCACGTTGCGAACGATGGACGGCGACGTCGAGGGTCGCGCCGAACCCGAGGTCGGGGACCTCGACCCCGACGACGTCGTCCAGTTCGAGCGTGTCGGGTTCGCCCGGATCGACGAGGTCGAGGAAGTCGGCGACGAGGTCATCGCCTACTACGCGCACCCGTAATCGTCGTCGATCGTCGACATTCTCGAGTCCGAACAACGGTCGCGATTACTCCTCCAGCAGATCCGGCCCGCTGTCCGGAAACGGGTCGGCGACAATGCCGTCCTGACGACCCAGGACGCGGGCGTGGGCCGCGCACACGACACGATTTTCGGCCCACGGGATGTGTAACTCCACGGCGGCGTTCCGGTCGCAGCCCTCCTCGCTACAGCGCATTGTGCCGACTCTGGGCGATCCAGTGACACAATAGTTTCGGTGGTCAGCAATGCTGAACGCAGTCGGGGCGATCAGAAGACGAACACGGCGAGGAGAAACCCGACAAGGATTGCACTCGTCAGCAGGAACTGGACCGCCGTCGACGCGAGCGTACCAGCGGTGGCGTAACCGGCCGCCCGGAGACTGTTCTCCAGGTCGCGGTTCCCGACGAACTCGAGGGCGAAGACGGTGCCGAAGAGGCCGATCAGGAAGCCGAGCGGCCCGGTCACGATCATCAGTGCGATGCCGACGGCGGCAGCGAGCGCGGTCGTTTGCCAGGACGCCCCGCCGGCACGGGCAGCGATCGACCCGGCGAAGAACTCCGCGAACAGGGTGACCAGGCCGAGCGCGGTCAACGCGACGAACGGGACGACGCCGGGTTCGGTGTACCCGGTGTGCCACCAGTAGAGGAAGAGTCCGGCCAGTGAGAGCCCGCCACCGGGGACGAGCGGGACGACGGTGCCGGCGATGCCGCCGACCAGGAGGAGGAGCGCGAGCACGGTGAGGGCGTCGACCATGGCTTGATAGTCGATCGGTAGGGGGAAAGGCGTACTGCCTGCCGTGTAACGATTTTCCCGATTTCGAGGCTCGAGCGACCGGTCTGACCGACGTGGCCACCGTTTTGTACGATACGGTCGTCTCTCCCGATATGGCACGACTCGTTCGCCACGATGCGACCGGCCCGCGAAAGCTCGAGGAAGACGACATCGATTCCGAGAAAGGGAACGTCGCGATCTGTCAGTGCGGACTCGCGGAGACGTACCCGTTCTGTGACGGCACCCATCGGACGACGCGAGACGAACGAGCTGACGAACTCTACGTGTACGAGACGGACGAGGACGACGTCCGGGCGCGGCGCGTCGTCGAGGATGTCGTTTGCAGTGACGAGTGACGGCGACTGGATATCGTCGAAAGGAGGATTCGACCAGATGTCGTCGAGAAGACAGGTCCGAGACCGATCGCCGGTGAACTCGCCGACACCGGAAACGCCAATCGATCGTTCGTCTCAGTACGCCCAACTATTAGAAGATAGTCGTACCGAACGAAAGGATTTACACACGGACGCAAATATTCAATGGCAATGGGTTCGAGTCCGGGTGCGGATAGCGAACTCCGCACGAGGGTCCAGCAGCAGGAAGTCGTCGCCGAATTCGGCCAGCAGGCACTCGAGACCGACGACATCGATCAGTTGCTGCACGACGCCTCGGTCGCTGTCGCGGACACGCTCGACACCGAGTACTGTAAGGTGCTCGAACTGCTCCCCGGTGGTGACGAGGTCCTTCTCCGGCAGGGGGTCGGCTGGCAAGACGGACTCGTCGGAACCGCAACGGCGCCGACCGATCTGGACTCGCAGGCGGGCTATACGCTCCGCTCCGAGGAGCCTGTCGTCGTCGACGACCTGCGGACCGAAGACCGCTTCTCCGGGCCCGACCTCCTGGTCAACCACGACGTCGTCAGCGGA from Natronosalvus rutilus includes:
- a CDS encoding glutamate--tRNA ligase yields the protein MDEELRGRVEREAEKHALLNAVKHGSEANVGAVMGPLMGDNPDFRAHADEVPGVVGGVVSRVNGFDPDERRARLEELAPKELAELEAEDEEDDTILPDLPNADEYEEIRMRCAPNPNGPWHIGHARMPAVIGTYKERYDGWFCVRFDDTDPETKRPNLEAYDWILEDIDYLGFDPDAVYRASDRVESYYDHARELIEMGGAYTCSCPGDEFSDLKNAGEPCPHRDKDSETALEEFEDMVAGKYGSGEMVLRVKTDIEHKNPALRDWVAFRIVDTPHPRERAADYRCWPMLDFQSGVDDHRIGITHIIRGIDLQDSAKRQRFLYDYFDWEYPEVVHWGHVQVDAYDVKMSTSRIGELIEAGHLDGWDDPRAPTIQSLRRRGIRGEAITDAMIQLGTSTSDVDLAMSSIYAENRNLIDEETDRRFFVREGAEVGLAGSPPDEATPPLHPNHEDRGVRHIPVGDAVVLEQDDVPQRKERIWLKGLGCFQYTRDVLQYTGDSIDVVREGDVDVIHWAPATESVPLTLRTMDGDVEGRAEPEVGDLDPDDVVQFERVGFARIDEVEEVGDEVIAYYAHP
- a CDS encoding DUF456 domain-containing protein, producing the protein MVDALTVLALLLLVGGIAGTVVPLVPGGGLSLAGLFLYWWHTGYTEPGVVPFVALTALGLVTLFAEFFAGSIAARAGGASWQTTALAAAVGIALMIVTGPLGFLIGLFGTVFALEFVGNRDLENSLRAAGYATAGTLASTAVQFLLTSAILVGFLLAVFVF
- a CDS encoding CDGSH iron-sulfur domain-containing protein, which encodes MARLVRHDATGPRKLEEDDIDSEKGNVAICQCGLAETYPFCDGTHRTTRDERADELYVYETDEDDVRARRVVEDVVCSDE